A section of the Papio anubis isolate 15944 chromosome 4, Panubis1.0, whole genome shotgun sequence genome encodes:
- the CHCHD2 gene encoding coiled-coil-helix-coiled-coil-helix domain-containing protein 2 — MPRGSRSRTSRMAPPASRAPQMRAAPRPAPVAQPPAAAPPSAVGSSAAAPRQPGLMAQMATTAAGVAVGSAVGHTLGHAITGGFSGGSNAEPASPDITYQEPQGTQLAQQQQPCFYEIKQFLECAQNQGDIKLCEGFSEVLKQCRLANGLA, encoded by the exons ATGCCGCGTGGAAGCCGAAGCCGCACCTCCCGCATGGCCCCTCCGGCCAG cCGGGCACCTCAGATGAGAGCTGCACCCAGGCCGGCACCTGTCGCTCAGCCACCAGCAGCGGCACCCCCATCTGCAGTTGGTTCTTCTGCTGCTGCACCCCGGCAGCCAGGTCTGATGGCCCAGATGGCAACCACTGCAGCTGGCGTGGCTGTGGGCTCTGCTGTGGGACACACACTGGGTCATGCCATTACTGGgggcttcagtggaggaagtaatgcTGAGCCTGCGAGTCCTGACATCACTTACCAG GAGCCACAGGGAACCCAGCtggcacagcagcagcagccttgCTTCTATGAGATCAAACAGTTTCTGGAGTGTGCCCAGAACCAGGGTGACATCAAGCTCTGTGAGGGTTTCAGTGAGGTGCTGAAACAGTGCCGACTTGCAAACG GATTGGCCTAA
- the NUPR2 gene encoding nuclear protein 2 yields MTPPKAPPLHKRSPSELEAGLLGLPGAPRHGRVATGGHRWPQALGRMAAAAERALPRLQALARQPPPISNEEELYDCLDYYYLRDFPASGAGRSKGRTRREQALRTNRPAPGGHERKVLQKLLNGQRKRRQRQLQTWLRTRPT; encoded by the coding sequence ATGACGCCGCCGAAGGCACCCCCGCTTCACAAGCGGAGCCCATCGGAACTCGAGGCGGGGCTGCTGGGTCTTCCAGGAGCGCCCAGACACGGGCGCGTGGCCACGGGTGGCCACAGGTGGCCACAGGCGCTGGGCAGGATGGCAGCGGCCGCAGAGCGGGCCCTTCCACGTCTGCAGGCTCTGGCCCGGCAGCCACCACCCATAAGCAATGAGGAGGAGCTTTATGACTGCCTGGACTACTACTACCTGCGCGACTTCCCTGCCTCAGGGGCCGGGCGCAGCAAGGGCCGCACTCGGCGCGAGCAGGCGCTGCGCACCAACCGGCCTGCACCTGGCGGACACGAGCGCAAGGTCCTGCAGAAGCTCCTCAATGGCCAGCGCAAGCGCCGCCAGCGCCAGCTGCAGACCTGGCTGCGCACTCGCCCTACCTAA